A genomic region of Nymphaea colorata isolate Beijing-Zhang1983 chromosome 2, ASM883128v2, whole genome shotgun sequence contains the following coding sequences:
- the LOC116248391 gene encoding uncharacterized protein LOC116248391 — MEEEETQHLSSGAPAPPYIVVNCKASGKVTRFAAGTEAGFAVRMINKKLDIGIAPASHIEAVKGEEEPISFGHTAVLVDYGEGWKLQTVHEDADHEIRRVGSFERRVHGGMGTSSSTIFQQKRTIATGFEFSLQYIGKVLLAFCFIFLIGGVLTFILENLPSLISSVSTSL; from the exons atggaggaagaggaaacgcAGCATCTTTCCTCAGGAGCGCCAGCACCTCCT TATATAGTGGTTAACTGTAAAGCAAGTGGTAAAGTTACGAGATTTGCAGCAGGGACTGAAGCAGGATTTGCCGTGCGCATGATCAATAAGAAATTGGACATTGGCATTGCACCAGCTTCACACATTGAAGCTGTTAAGGGAGAGGAGGAGCCCATCAGTTTTGGGCACACTGCAGTGCTTGTGGATTATGGGGAGGGTTGGAAACTGCAGACAGTTCATGAAGATG CTGACCACGAAATCAGGAGGGTGGGAAGCTTCGAAAGGCGAGTTCATGGGGGAATG GGAACGTCATCAAGCACTATCTTTCAGCAGAAGCGAACAATTGCAACAGGATTTGAGTTTTCGCTTCAATACATCGGAAAGGTTTTGCTTGCgttttgcttcatttttctgATTGGAGGAGTACTTACTTTCATTCTTGAGAATCTCCCATCATTGATCTCCTCCGTATCTACATCGTTGTAA
- the LOC116247689 gene encoding chlorophyll(ide) b reductase NOL, chloroplastic isoform X1 — protein sequence MASLHLPTLSPFVSPPNFKPDRLQLVSVLPNPSINRHLRGCSGFFPVENRPKIEELGSRRNVRAESGTREPMVPPYNVLITGSSKGIGYALAKEFLKAGDNIIICSRSEERVESAVRNLREEFGQHVWGTVCDVREGGDVKALVSFAQEKLNHIDVWINNAGSNAYSYKPLTETSDEDLMEVVTTNTLGLMLCCREAIKMMASQPRGGHVFNIDGAGSDGRPTPRFAAYGATKRSVVHLTKSLQAELRMHEINNVMVHNLSPGMVTTDLLMSGALTKQAKFFINVLAEPADVVAEYLVPCIRAVPLNGSTRPTYIRFLTGLKAYSQIFSRIAFGARRNRYMLED from the exons ATGGCTTCCCTCCATTTACCGACTCTCTCCCCCTTCGTTTCTCCTCCCAATTTCAAGCCAGATCGGCTGCAGTTGGTCTCGGTGCTCCCAAACCCTtcgatcaaccgtcacctccgCGGGTGTAGCGGATTTTTCCCCGTTGAAAACCGTCCTAAAATCGAAGAATTAGGATCACGGAGGAACGTGAGGGCAGAATCGGGAACGAGGGAACCAATGGTTCCTCCCTACAATGTGCTGATCACCGGTTCATCTAAAG GAATCGGGTATGCTCTTGCTAAAGAATTTCTGAAAGCTGGTGACAACATCATAATATGCTCCAGATCAG AAGAACGTGTTGAATCGGCAGTCCGGAATTTGAGAGAGGAGTTCGGACAGCATGTGTGG GGTACAGTTTGTGATGTTAGAGAGGGAGGTGATGTCAAGGCATTAGTTTCTTTTGCACAAGAAAAACTCAACCACATAGATGTATGG ATAAACAATGCTGGATCCAATGCATACAGCTACAAACCATTGACAGAGACATCTGATGAAGATCTCAT GGAGGTTGTTACTACAAATACACTTGGTTTGATGCTCTGCTGCAGAGAG GCAATCAAAATGATGGCGAGCCAACCACGTGGAGGTCATGTTTTCAACATCGATGGTGCTGGTTCAGATGGAAGGCCAACTCCTCG TTTTGCTGCATATGGGGCTACAAAACGTAGTGTGGTGCACCTGACGAAGTCCTTACAG GCTGAGCTACGAATGCATGAGATTAATAACGTTATGGTGCATAACTTATCG CCTGGGATGGTCACAACTGACCTTTTGATGTCAGGGGCTCTTACAAAGCAG gcaaaatttttcattaatgtcCTTGCTGAGCCTGCAGATGTG GTTGCTGAATACCTTGTTCCTTGCATTAGAGCAGTGCCTCTTAATGGTTCAACAAGACCTACATATATTCGTTTCTTGACTGGGCTGAAGGCTTACTCCCAGATATTTTCG AGAATTGCTTTTGGAGCGAGGAGAAACAGATATATGCTTGAAGATTGA
- the LOC116247689 gene encoding chlorophyll(ide) b reductase NOL, chloroplastic isoform X2 has product MASLHLPTLSPFVSPPNFKPDRLQLVSVLPNPSINRHLRGCSGFFPVENRPKIEELGSRRNVRAESGTREPMVPPYNVLITGSSKGIGYALAKEFLKAGDNIIICSRSEERVESAVRNLREEFGQHVWINNAGSNAYSYKPLTETSDEDLMEVVTTNTLGLMLCCREAIKMMASQPRGGHVFNIDGAGSDGRPTPRFAAYGATKRSVVHLTKSLQAELRMHEINNVMVHNLSPGMVTTDLLMSGALTKQAKFFINVLAEPADVVAEYLVPCIRAVPLNGSTRPTYIRFLTGLKAYSQIFSRIAFGARRNRYMLED; this is encoded by the exons ATGGCTTCCCTCCATTTACCGACTCTCTCCCCCTTCGTTTCTCCTCCCAATTTCAAGCCAGATCGGCTGCAGTTGGTCTCGGTGCTCCCAAACCCTtcgatcaaccgtcacctccgCGGGTGTAGCGGATTTTTCCCCGTTGAAAACCGTCCTAAAATCGAAGAATTAGGATCACGGAGGAACGTGAGGGCAGAATCGGGAACGAGGGAACCAATGGTTCCTCCCTACAATGTGCTGATCACCGGTTCATCTAAAG GAATCGGGTATGCTCTTGCTAAAGAATTTCTGAAAGCTGGTGACAACATCATAATATGCTCCAGATCAG AAGAACGTGTTGAATCGGCAGTCCGGAATTTGAGAGAGGAGTTCGGACAGCATGTGTGG ATAAACAATGCTGGATCCAATGCATACAGCTACAAACCATTGACAGAGACATCTGATGAAGATCTCAT GGAGGTTGTTACTACAAATACACTTGGTTTGATGCTCTGCTGCAGAGAG GCAATCAAAATGATGGCGAGCCAACCACGTGGAGGTCATGTTTTCAACATCGATGGTGCTGGTTCAGATGGAAGGCCAACTCCTCG TTTTGCTGCATATGGGGCTACAAAACGTAGTGTGGTGCACCTGACGAAGTCCTTACAG GCTGAGCTACGAATGCATGAGATTAATAACGTTATGGTGCATAACTTATCG CCTGGGATGGTCACAACTGACCTTTTGATGTCAGGGGCTCTTACAAAGCAG gcaaaatttttcattaatgtcCTTGCTGAGCCTGCAGATGTG GTTGCTGAATACCTTGTTCCTTGCATTAGAGCAGTGCCTCTTAATGGTTCAACAAGACCTACATATATTCGTTTCTTGACTGGGCTGAAGGCTTACTCCCAGATATTTTCG AGAATTGCTTTTGGAGCGAGGAGAAACAGATATATGCTTGAAGATTGA
- the LOC116247690 gene encoding uncharacterized protein LOC116247690 has translation MIHVVDCFECKRFVVASNYVVEHVQFKCESSLSLKRVLATKAVHRETLLRQSAPSPFSRLLLPVPFPCAPPPTRFRQRHSTVAQFRSNSLIEECTLIWIWIFDPSLFSSCQTDGRFAHQNCLIYVVVFSSFCKEPWRVVSFSSRSEVGFSLDFLWAAGRTIGRQGDGLHGTSSVTLVFVGGGDDGRGGRGPSSPSGALFFLSPIIGRPLLIIRS, from the exons ATGATACATGTTGTGGATTGCTTTGAATGTAAGCGGTTTGTGGTGGCTTCTAATTATGTAGTTGAACATGTGCAGTTTAAATGCGAAAGTTCTCTTTCGCTTAAGCGAGTTCTTGCAACAAAAGCAGTTCACCGTGAAACGCTGCTCCGGCAATCAG CGCCGTCTCCCTTCTCTAGGTTGCTGTTGCCTGTCCCTTTCCCTTGTGCCCCCCCTCCAACAAGATTCCGCCAGCGACACTCAACTGTCGCACAATTCCGGTCAAATTCGCTAATCGAAGAGTGCACgctgatttggatttggatcttcgATCCCTCCCTCTTCTCTTCGTGTCAGACGGACGGACGCTTCGCACATCAAAATT GTTTAATTTACGTGGTCGTGTTTAGTTCATTTTGCAAGGAACCATGGCGTGTCGTGTCCTTTTCTTCAAGGTCCGAAGTCGGCTTCTCTCTCGATTTCCTCTGGGCAGCGGGCAGAACCATCGGGCGGCAGGGCGATGGCTTGCACGGAACGTCGTCTGTCACTCTTGTATTCGTGGGCGGTGGTGATGATGGCCGGGGAGGGCGGGGCCCTTCCTCTCCATCAGGCgccctcttttttctctctcccattATCGGCCGTCCTCTGCTCATTATTAGGAGTTAG
- the LOC116247689 gene encoding chlorophyll(ide) b reductase NOL, chloroplastic isoform X3, with the protein MASLHLPTLSPFVSPPNFKPDRLQLVSVLPNPSINRHLRGCSGFFPVENRPKIEELGSRRNVRAESGTREPMVPPYNVLITGSSKGIGYALAKEFLKAGDNIIICSRSEERVESAVRNLREEFGQHVWGTVCDVREGGDVKALVSFAQEKLNHIDVWINNAGSNAYSYKPLTETSDEDLMEVVTTNTLGLMLCCREAIKMMASQPRGGHVFNIDGAGSDGRPTPRFAAYGATKRSVVHLTKSLQAELRMHEINNVMVHNLSPGMVTTDLLMSGALTKQAKFFINVLAEPADVCLEGH; encoded by the exons ATGGCTTCCCTCCATTTACCGACTCTCTCCCCCTTCGTTTCTCCTCCCAATTTCAAGCCAGATCGGCTGCAGTTGGTCTCGGTGCTCCCAAACCCTtcgatcaaccgtcacctccgCGGGTGTAGCGGATTTTTCCCCGTTGAAAACCGTCCTAAAATCGAAGAATTAGGATCACGGAGGAACGTGAGGGCAGAATCGGGAACGAGGGAACCAATGGTTCCTCCCTACAATGTGCTGATCACCGGTTCATCTAAAG GAATCGGGTATGCTCTTGCTAAAGAATTTCTGAAAGCTGGTGACAACATCATAATATGCTCCAGATCAG AAGAACGTGTTGAATCGGCAGTCCGGAATTTGAGAGAGGAGTTCGGACAGCATGTGTGG GGTACAGTTTGTGATGTTAGAGAGGGAGGTGATGTCAAGGCATTAGTTTCTTTTGCACAAGAAAAACTCAACCACATAGATGTATGG ATAAACAATGCTGGATCCAATGCATACAGCTACAAACCATTGACAGAGACATCTGATGAAGATCTCAT GGAGGTTGTTACTACAAATACACTTGGTTTGATGCTCTGCTGCAGAGAG GCAATCAAAATGATGGCGAGCCAACCACGTGGAGGTCATGTTTTCAACATCGATGGTGCTGGTTCAGATGGAAGGCCAACTCCTCG TTTTGCTGCATATGGGGCTACAAAACGTAGTGTGGTGCACCTGACGAAGTCCTTACAG GCTGAGCTACGAATGCATGAGATTAATAACGTTATGGTGCATAACTTATCG CCTGGGATGGTCACAACTGACCTTTTGATGTCAGGGGCTCTTACAAAGCAG gcaaaatttttcattaatgtcCTTGCTGAGCCTGCAGATGTG TGTTTGGAAGGACACTGA
- the LOC116247437 gene encoding LOB domain-containing protein 20 — protein MADVSPQLGGDPDIVNGGWAPRWSVAGLFIIETRKGEERIKSNRSVSLVCVARSTYRKRKEIRFKLVTLHNHRRPVTFKSLVSGTTHSRDKHVLFSRFPSFKFPPTSFLPTIFPATGILFRHINLDSQAKKSPADKAWQNSRSSSNPLDPHSAKPVPSRRSPDARKCIVPHGTDNGSSSGGGSGSAAPCGACKFLRRKCASGCIFAPYFGSDQGAARFAAVHKVFGASNVSKLLLHIPANRRQDAVLTISYEAQARLSDPVYGCVATILALQQQVAALQAELSVVQTQLINSRLAVANALQIPHQQHHVGLLQPAFSNNSSASNNLVTMGNYTGHFDPTDAAPSSRSFEPLQLSHPSNDEDDDEEESQKPIVFANPILHPK, from the exons ATGGCAGATGTGTCTCCGCAGTTGGGCGGGGACCCTGACATAGTAAATGGTGGGTGGGCTCCTAGGTGGTCCGT TGCCGGGTTGTTCATAATTGAGACAagaaagggagaggaaagaaTAAAAAGTAACAGGTCAGTCAGTTTGGTATGCGTTGCTCGAAGCACgtacaggaaaagaaaagaaatacgTTTCAAACTCGTAACGCTTCACAACCACCGACGGCCCGTCACATTCAAATCGCTTGTGTCCGGTACAACACACTCACGAGACAAGCATGTCCTTTTCTCCCGCTTCCCCTCCTTCAAATTCCCTCCCACCTCTTTCCTCCCCACCATTTTTCCGGCCACCGGCATACTCTTCCGGCATATAAACCTGGATTCCCAAGCCAAGAAGTCACCCGCCGACAAAGCATGGCAGAATTCGAGAAGCTCATCCAACCCACTTGACCCACATTCAGCTAAGCCGGTGCCGTCAAGACGAAGTCCCGATGCCAGAAAATGCATCGTCCCACATGGCACCGACAACGGGAGCAGCAGCGGTGGGGGCAGCGGAAGTGCAGCACCCTGTGGTGCATGCAAATTCCTTAGAAGGAAATGTGCGAGTGGGTGCATATTTGCTCCTTACTTTGGGTCTGATCAAGGTGCAGCCAGGTTCGCTGCAGTCCACAAGGTCTTTGGTGCAAGTAACGTCTCCAAGCTGCTGCTGCATATTCCGGCGAATCGCAGACAGGATGCCGTCCTGACAATATCTTACGAGGCTCAAGCAAGACTTTCTGATCCAGTTTATGGATGTGTCGCAACGATACTGGCATTACAGCAGCAG GTAGCTGCATTACAGGCAGAACTATCGGTAGTGCAAACACAGCTGATCAATAGCAGACTGGCCGTTGCCAATGCCCTGCAAATCCCACACCAGCAACACCATGTGGGTCTTCTACAACCAGCATTTTCCAATAATTCCTCCGCTTCAAATAACCTGGTCACCATGGGAAACTATACTGGCCACTTTGATCCAACAGATGCAGCACCATCTTCAAGAAGTTTTGAGCCTCTTCAGCTATCGCACCCTTCAAATGATGAAgacgatgatgaagaagagagccAGAAACCAATTGTATTTGCTAACCCTATACTACACCCAAAATAA
- the LOC116247691 gene encoding ubiquitin-conjugating enzyme E2 2 produces MSTPARKRLMRDFKRLQQDPPAGISGAPQDNNIMLWNAVIFGPDDTPWDGGTFKLTLQFTEDYPNKPPTVRFVSRMFHPNIYADGSICLDILQNQWSPIYDVAAILTSIQSLLCDPNPNSPANSEAARMFSENKREYNRRVREIVEQSWTAD; encoded by the exons ATGTCGACTCCGGCGAGGAAGAGGCTGATGAGGGACTTCAAGCGGTTGCAGCAAGATCCGCCCGCTGGAATTAGCGGCGCCCCGCAGGATAACAACATCATGCTGTGGAACGCTGTGATCTTCGG CCCCGATGATACTCCTTGGGATGGAG GTACGTTTAAGCTAACCCTCCAGTTCACAGAAGATTATCCCAACAAGCCTCCTACTGTTCGGTTCGTGTCTCGAATGTTTCATCCAAATA TCTATGCAGATGGAAGCATTTGCTTGGATATTCTGCAGAATCAGTGGAGTCCTATTTATGATGTGGCTGCAATACTTACATCCATTCAG TCTCTTCTCTGCGATCCAAATCCTAATTCACCAGCAAACTCAGAAGCGGCTCGCATGTTCAGTGAGAACAAACGTGAATACAACAGAAGAGTGCGTGAAATCGTTGAGCAGAGCTGGACAGCCGATTAA
- the LOC116247688 gene encoding cationic amino acid transporter 2, vacuolar produces the protein MGLAGEGGLDVGGGGAWERGFRSLMRRKKVDSVYDRSQGTQLAKHLSVVQLIAIGVGSTIGAGVYVLVGTVAREHSGPALTISFLIAGIAAALSAFCYAELASRCPSAGSAYHYSYICVGEGIAWLIGWALILEYTIGGAAVARGISPNLTLLFGGEGSLPVILARHHLPGLDIVVDPCAAILVFIVTGLLCMGIKESSFVQATVTSANVCVMIFVIIVGSIIAFQNGWPGYALPSGYFPFGVNGMLAGSATVFFAYIGFDSVASTAEEVKNPQRDLPLGIGIALSISCFLYMLVSSVIVGMVPFYEMDPDTPISSAFASHGIQWAMYVITAGATTALCSTLMGSILPQPRILMAMARDGLLPSFFSDVNRRTQVPVKGTIVTGIVAASLAFCMDVSQLAGMVSVGTLLAFTMVAISILILRYVPPDEVPLPASLQEAIDSVSLKYASQQANGEDPEDPGCGCKDAQQTARTHEHHSTDGSLGYPLIEKYQPEGKPDDKKRRKIAAVSIAFVCTGVLLLTSGASFESLPGLLRLSACLAGAMLLSCGLVVLSWIGQDDGRHTFGHTGGFICPFVPLLPICCILINVYLLINLGGGTWLRVSVWLSIGIIVYLFYGNGHSSLSDAVYVPAAHVDEIYRSSTSLA, from the exons ATGGGTCTTGCCGGCGAAGGGGGGCTTGATGTTGGAGGCGGCGGCGCATGGGAAAGGGGTTTCCGGAGTTTGATGCGGAGGAAGAAGGTCGATTCCGTATACGATAGATCGCAAGGGACTCAGTTGGCCAAACATCTCTCTGTCGTTCAGCTCATTGCCATAG GCGTCGGATCGACGATTGGAGCAGGAGTCTATGTTCTTGTTGGTACCGTTGCAAGGGAGCACTCTGGACCGGCGCTTACTATCTCTTTCTTGATAGCTGGAATTGCAGCCGCCCTTTCTGCATTTTGCTATGCAGAGCTCGCAAGCCGCTGCCCGTCTGCTGGAAGTGCTTACCATTATTCATACATATGCGTGGGAGAAGG TATTGCTTGGCTGATTGGCTGGGCTCTAATACTGGAATATACTATTGGTGGTGCTGCTGTTGCACGTGGGATATCCCCAAATCTG ACACTGCTTTTTGGAGGAGAGGGCAGCTTGCCAGTGATTTTAGCTCGTCACCATCTCCCAGGACTTGACATAGTTGTTGATCCTTGTGCTgccattcttgtttttattgtCACTGGCCTCCTCTGCATGGGAATCAAGGAG AGTTCCTTCGTGCAAGCCACTGTAACCAGTGCAAATGTCTGTGTTATGATTTTTGTTATCATAGTCGGTAGTATCATCGCGTTCCAGAATGGATGGCCTGGTTATGCCCTTCCTAGTGG ATATTTTCCTTTTGGAGTTAATGGGATGCTTGCTGGATCTGCCACTGTTTTCTTTGCATATATAGGCTTTGATTCAGTTGCAAGCACTGCTGAGGAG GTGAAGAACCCACAACGAGATTTGCCGTTGGGAATTGGAATAGCTCTATCCATATCTTGCTTCTTATATATGCTGGTATCTTCAGTTATAGTTGGCATGGTACCCTTCTATGAGATGGACCCTGACACACCAATTTCATCTGCTTTTGCTAGTCATGGAATCCAGTGGGCAAT GTATGTCATCACTGCTGGTGCAACTACTGCTCTTTGCTCAACATTGATGGGTTCCATCCTTCCTCAG CCTAGAATACTGATGGCAATGGCTAGAGATGGATTACTGCCTTCATTCTTCTCAGATGTCAATAGACGCACCCAAGTTCCTGTTAAGGGTACCATTGTTACAGGGATCGTTGCTGCATCTCTGGCCTTTTGCATGGATGTTTCTCAGCTGGCAGGAATG GTTAGCGTTGGAACACTACTGGCATTCACCATGGTCgcaatttcaattttaattctGAGGTATGTCCCTCCTGATGAAGTACCTCTGCCAGCATCACTTCAAGAAGCAATAGACTCAGTATCACTAAAGTATGCTTCCCAACAAGCTAATGGGGAAGACCCTGAAGATCCTGGTTGTGGTTGTAAAGATGCTCAACAAACTGCCAGAACGCATGAACACCACTCTACTGATGGATCACTCGGATATCCTCTAATTGAAAAGTATCAACCTGAAG GTAAACCTGATGATAAAAAAAGGCGCAAAATTGCAGCAGTCAGCATTGCTTTTGTGTGTACAGGAGTGCTTCTGCTTACTTCTGGAGCTTCTTTTGAATCTCTACCTGG TCTTCTACGATTATCTGCTTGCCTTGCTGGGGCTATGCTTTTATCTTGTGGTTTGGTCGTTCTCTCCTGGATTGGCCAGGACGATGGGAGGCATACCTTTGGACATACTGGAG GTTTCATTTGCCCTTTCGTTCCTCTTCTGCCTATTTGCTGTATCCTGATAAATGTTTACCTACTGATAAATCTTGG TGGTGGTACGTGGCTTCGGGTTTCAGTGTGGCTCTCAATTGGAATCATTGTATACTTGTTCTATGGAAATGGCCATAGTTCATTGTCAGATGCAGTTTACGTGCCAGCAGCCCATGTCGATGAGATATACAGGAGTTCTACAAGTCTGGCTTAA